The Zingiber officinale cultivar Zhangliang chromosome 10A, Zo_v1.1, whole genome shotgun sequence genome contains a region encoding:
- the LOC122027633 gene encoding transcription termination factor MTERF9, chloroplastic-like, whose translation MAMICFPTRLSPFSSSSSSSSTLFPSHSHPSRRAGVALVVFSSHSNPRILKSSRRSRTDRRTPSYDDEERVNEDSEEEEPSPDNDDLSDVGDQFNLQLTKQSEKTGRLKVLRKRQENGSLKIGQSLRNSYGSVKDDVKPILKKTNMTINHPILNRSSKELVDLEKYVKKKNDSFSENRYHKLAEDFGFDEKWFPLIEYLNTFGLKESDFICIYERHMPCLQINLSSAQERLEFLMSVGVKHRDIRRILIRQPQILEYTVENNLKSHVAFLVNIGVPHSRVGQIITSAPSLFSYSVEHSLKPTVRYLVEEVGIKTTDISKVVQLSPQILVQRIDSTWTLRFNFLSKELGAPKDSIVKMVTKHPQLLHYSIEDGILPRINFLRSIGMCNSDILKVLTSLAQVLSLSLEGNLKPKYLYLVNELRNEVKSLTKYPMYLSLSLDQRIRPRHRFLVFLKKAPKGPFPLSSLVPTDECFCQQWAGTSLERYLAFRQGLQMTNFAKKYERKGL comes from the exons ATGGCGATGATCTGCTTCCCTACCAGACTCTCgcctttctcctcctcctcctcctcctcctctactcTCTTCCCCTCTCATTCGCATCCCTCTCGACGCGCCGGCGTAGCCCTCGTCGTTTTCTCCTCGCATTCGAACCCCCGCATCCTTAAATCTAGCCGCCGCTCGCGGACCGACCGCAGGACTCCCTCCTATGACGATGAGGAACGGGTGAATGAGGATAGCGAGGAAGAGGAACCTTCGCCGGACAAT GATGATCTTTCAGATGTTGGCGATCAATTTAACTTACAATTGACCAAGCAAAGTGAAAAAACAG GACGCTTGAAAGTACTGAGAAAAAGACAGGAAAATGGATCACTAAAAATTGGACAATCATTGAGAAATTCTTATGGTTCAGTGAAGGATGATGTTAAACCCATCTTGAAGAAAACCAATATGACAATTAATCACCCCATTTTAAATAGATCTTCCAAAGAGCTTGTTGATTTGGAAAAATATGTAAAG AAGAAGAATGATAGCTTTAGTGAAAACAGATATCATAAACTTGCTGAAGATTTTGGTTTTGATGAGAAATGGTTTCCCCTAATTGAATATTTGAACACTTTTGGATTAAAAGAATCTGATTTTATTTGCATCTACGAGAGACATATGCCTTGCCTTCAGATAAATTTGTCTTCTGCTCAAGAAAGATTGGAGTTCTTGATGAGTGTTGGTGTGAAACATAGAGATATCAGAAGGATACTCATCAGACAGCCTCAAATCTTGGAGTACACTGTTGAAAACAATCTTAAGTCACATGTTGCATTCTTGGTCAATATAGGGGTTCCTCATTCTCGTGTGGGGCAGATTATTACTTCAGCCCCATCTTTGTTCTCTTATAGTGTTGAGCATTCTTTAAAGCCAACAGTCAGGTATTTAGTTGAAGAAGTTGGAATCAAGACAACTGATATTAGCAAAGTGGTGCAGTTAAGTCCCCAGATTCTTGTCCAACGGATTGATAGCACATGGACGTTGCGCTTCAATTTCCTGTCAAAAGAATTAGGAGCACCTAAAGATAGCATAGTCAAGATGGTCACCAAACACCCACAACTTCTTCATTACAGTATTGAAGATGGCATATTGCCCAGAATAAACTTTCTAAGGAGCATTGGCATGTGTAATTCTGATATATTGAAAGTGTTGACAAGCCTTGCTCAG GTATTATCTTTGTCATTAGAAGGGAACCTGAAACCCAAGTATTTATATCTAGTTAATGAACTCCGGAATGAAGTCAAATCCTTGACAAAATATCCCATGTACTTGAGCTTGTCTCTGGACCAGAGGATTCGACCTCGCCACAGATTCTTAGTTTTTTTGAAAAAGGCTCCAAAAGGACCATTTCCTCTGAGTTCATTGGTCCCTACCGATGAATGCTTTTGCCAACAGTGGGCTGGAACTAGCTTGGAGAGGTATTTGGCATTTAGACAGGGTTTACAAATGACCAACTTTGCTAAGAAATATGAAAGAAAAGGTCTCTAA